A genome region from Chloroflexia bacterium SDU3-3 includes the following:
- a CDS encoding cobyric acid synthase, protein MTAPVVMVVGTASSVGKSTLVAALCRIAARRGLRVAPFKAQNMSNNAAVTADGGEIARSTATQAAAAGVPPTVAMNPILIKPESDRRSQVVVEGKVWKTLSAADYWRDRMPLWDVVAKNLDALRDEYDLVIAEGAGSPVELNLKARDIVNMRVARYAQARTLLVGDIDAGGIFAALLGTLMLLDAEERALVHGMVVNRFRGDPALFTEGVRMLEERGGVPVLGVVPWVHRMDLPEEDAVALDRGRSAAETHALTIAVLRLPHIANFDDFDPLAQEPGVSVRYITSPAELAGAAALIIPGTKATRADLAWLRERGFAQAIAAFGGPVVGICGGYQMLGESIDDALGTEGPAGRERGLGLLPVATSFAAEKRTAPIQARSLLPWAHGAALEGYEIHMGRTVRLGGASPSATLTARRGQPCHEDDGCASADARVWGCYIHGIFASAAFRHAWLATLGWQGGTPATPAPDPYDRLADVVEQHLDAAQLAALFRPL, encoded by the coding sequence ATGACAGCGCCTGTGGTGATGGTGGTGGGCACGGCTTCGTCGGTGGGCAAGAGCACGCTGGTGGCGGCGCTCTGCCGCATCGCTGCGCGGCGCGGGCTGCGGGTCGCGCCGTTCAAGGCCCAGAACATGAGCAACAACGCCGCCGTCACCGCCGACGGCGGCGAGATCGCGCGCAGCACCGCCACCCAGGCCGCCGCCGCTGGCGTGCCGCCCACGGTGGCCATGAATCCCATCCTGATCAAGCCCGAGAGCGACCGGCGCAGCCAGGTGGTGGTGGAGGGCAAGGTCTGGAAGACGCTGAGCGCCGCCGACTACTGGCGCGACCGCATGCCGCTGTGGGATGTAGTGGCCAAGAATCTCGACGCGCTGCGCGACGAGTACGATCTGGTGATCGCCGAGGGCGCGGGCAGCCCGGTGGAGCTAAACCTGAAGGCCCGCGATATCGTGAATATGCGGGTGGCGCGCTACGCCCAGGCCCGCACGCTGCTGGTGGGCGATATCGATGCGGGCGGGATCTTCGCCGCGCTGCTGGGCACGCTGATGCTGCTGGATGCGGAGGAGCGCGCGCTGGTGCACGGCATGGTGGTGAACCGCTTCCGCGGCGACCCCGCACTGTTCACCGAGGGCGTGCGCATGCTGGAGGAGCGCGGCGGCGTGCCGGTGCTGGGCGTGGTGCCGTGGGTCCACCGCATGGATCTGCCGGAGGAAGATGCGGTGGCGCTTGACCGTGGCCGTTCAGCCGCCGAAACGCACGCGCTGACCATCGCCGTGCTGCGGCTACCACACATCGCGAACTTCGACGACTTCGACCCGCTGGCCCAGGAGCCGGGGGTGAGCGTGCGCTACATCACCAGCCCCGCCGAGCTGGCGGGCGCTGCGGCGCTGATCATCCCAGGCACCAAGGCCACCCGCGCCGACCTAGCGTGGCTGCGCGAGCGCGGCTTTGCGCAGGCCATCGCGGCGTTCGGCGGGCCGGTGGTGGGTATCTGCGGGGGCTACCAAATGCTGGGCGAGTCGATCGACGACGCGCTGGGCACCGAAGGCCCGGCGGGGCGCGAGCGCGGCCTGGGGCTGCTGCCGGTGGCCACCAGCTTCGCCGCCGAGAAGCGCACCGCGCCCATCCAGGCTCGCTCGCTGCTGCCCTGGGCGCACGGGGCAGCGCTGGAGGGCTACGAGATCCACATGGGCCGCACGGTGCGGTTGGGCGGGGCCAGCCCCAGCGCCACGCTCACCGCGCGGCGCGGCCAGCCCTGCCACGAGGATGACGGCTGCGCCAGCGCCGACGCGCGCGTGTGGGGCTGCTACATCCACGGCATCTTCGCCAGCGCTGCGTTCCGCCATGCTTGGCTGGCCACCCTGGGCTGGCAGGGCGGCACGCCCGCCACGCCCGCGCCCGACCCCTACGACCGCCTGGCCGATGTGGTCGAGCAGCACCTTGATGCGGCGCAGCTCGCCGCGCTGTTCCGCCCGCTCTAG
- a CDS encoding iron ABC transporter permease yields the protein MLLVLAAAMLVSIGVGAVQVPPAKVLAVLLAPGSDPTATTIVWDLRLARVLLAALIGAALASSGAAFQGLFRNPLADPYVIGAAGGAALGATIAIVMNASWQGLGFSPVPLAAFIGSLAAVALVYAVAEIGGSVPPTALLLAGTALGTLLSAAVSLLMMLHDQTLQAVVAWLLGGLGGRSWPHLVSSGPYMLAGIIALWLCARPLDALAFGEETARSLGLSIGWMRVAVLASASLATAAAVAVGGIIGFVGLIAPHIARRLVGSSHARLVPASAMVGALLLLLADDFARTVLAPTELPVGIVTALLGGPFFLYLLKRRGREVT from the coding sequence ATGCTGCTGGTGCTGGCTGCCGCCATGCTGGTGAGCATCGGTGTAGGTGCCGTTCAGGTGCCGCCCGCCAAGGTACTGGCCGTGCTGCTCGCGCCGGGCAGCGACCCCACCGCCACCACCATTGTGTGGGATCTGCGGCTGGCGCGGGTGCTGCTGGCCGCGCTGATCGGTGCGGCGCTGGCATCCTCGGGCGCGGCGTTCCAGGGCTTGTTTCGCAACCCGCTGGCCGACCCGTATGTGATCGGGGCGGCGGGCGGCGCGGCGCTGGGCGCGACCATCGCCATCGTGATGAACGCCAGCTGGCAGGGCCTGGGCTTCAGCCCGGTGCCGCTGGCCGCGTTCATCGGCTCGCTGGCGGCGGTGGCGCTGGTCTACGCCGTGGCCGAGATCGGCGGCAGCGTGCCACCCACCGCGCTGCTGCTGGCGGGCACGGCCCTGGGCACGCTGCTCTCCGCCGCCGTGTCGCTGCTGATGATGCTGCACGACCAGACGCTTCAGGCTGTGGTGGCCTGGCTGCTGGGCGGCCTCGGCGGGCGCAGCTGGCCGCACCTTGTCTCCAGCGGCCCCTACATGCTGGCGGGCATCATTGCGCTATGGCTGTGCGCCCGCCCGCTGGACGCGCTAGCGTTTGGCGAGGAGACGGCGCGCAGCCTGGGCCTCTCGATCGGCTGGATGCGCGTGGCCGTGCTGGCCTCGGCCAGTCTGGCCACGGCGGCGGCAGTGGCGGTGGGTGGGATCATCGGCTTTGTCGGCCTGATCGCGCCGCACATCGCGCGCCGCCTGGTGGGGTCGAGCCACGCGCGGCTGGTGCCTGCCAGCGCCATGGTGGGCGCGCTGCTGCTGCTGCTGGCCGACGACTTCGCCCGCACCGTCCTCGCGCCCACCGAGCTGCCGGTGGGCATTGTGACGGCGCTGCTGGGCGGGCCGTTTTTTCTGTACCTGCTGAAGCGGCGCGGGCGGGAGGTGACATGA
- a CDS encoding histidinol-phosphate aminotransferase family protein, with protein sequence MVAHGALDYAELARLGIAPADVCDFSSNINPFGPPEAVRRALSQLDPAPYPDRACIALRQRLADSHGCAPEHILVGNGCNELIYLTSRAMLRPGDRALVVGATYGEYARASELCGAQVCHVGAAGDFALGDAAIGAAVRELRPRLTWVCTPNNPTGARFSPDAAERIAMACADAGGLLVLDRSYAALERPADVVDIDIKNGALALFSLTKSYALAGLRLGYMCGDAVLLAQIAAFQPTWSVSSAAQAAGLAALDDRAFLPRTLPLIWAESDALAAELGSFGLTVWRDRLPMLLVRVGDAAAVRTRLLSQGMLVRDCASFGLPEWVRVAPRLPEENRRLIAAWRSTL encoded by the coding sequence ATGGTAGCCCACGGCGCGCTCGACTACGCCGAGCTGGCGCGGCTGGGCATCGCCCCCGCCGATGTGTGCGACTTCAGCAGCAATATCAACCCGTTTGGCCCGCCCGAGGCGGTGCGCCGCGCCCTGTCCCAGCTCGACCCCGCGCCCTACCCCGACCGCGCATGCATCGCGCTGCGCCAGCGGCTGGCCGATTCTCACGGCTGCGCGCCCGAGCACATCCTGGTGGGCAACGGCTGTAATGAGCTTATCTACCTAACGTCAAGGGCCATGCTGCGCCCTGGCGACCGCGCGCTGGTGGTGGGGGCGACCTACGGCGAGTATGCGCGGGCCAGCGAGCTGTGCGGTGCGCAAGTGTGCCACGTGGGCGCGGCTGGCGATTTCGCCCTTGGCGATGCGGCGATCGGCGCGGCGGTGCGCGAGCTGCGCCCCAGGCTCACCTGGGTGTGCACGCCCAACAACCCGACGGGCGCGCGCTTTTCGCCTGATGCGGCTGAGCGCATTGCGATGGCCTGCGCCGACGCTGGCGGGCTGCTGGTGCTCGACCGTTCCTACGCCGCGCTTGAGCGCCCCGCCGATGTGGTTGATATCGACATAAAAAATGGCGCCCTCGCGCTGTTTTCCCTGACCAAATCCTACGCGCTGGCCGGGCTGCGCCTGGGCTATATGTGTGGCGACGCGGTGCTGTTGGCCCAGATCGCGGCCTTTCAGCCCACCTGGAGTGTGAGCAGCGCCGCGCAGGCCGCCGGGCTGGCCGCACTGGATGACCGCGCCTTTCTGCCCCGCACGCTGCCGCTGATTTGGGCCGAGAGCGATGCGCTGGCTGCTGAGCTTGGCTCGTTTGGCCTAACCGTTTGGCGCGATCGCCTGCCCATGCTGCTGGTGCGGGTGGGCGATGCCGCAGCTGTGCGCACGCGCCTGCTATCCCAGGGCATGCTGGTGCGCGACTGCGCATCGTTTGGCCTGCCAGAATGGGTGCGCGTCGCGCCGCGCCTGCCCGAGGAGAATAGACGGCTGATCGCCGCGTGGAGGAGCACCCTATGA
- a CDS encoding ACT domain-containing protein translates to MSGETDLAKLLGSMRPALDERAYCFCTVAAGAYRLGERLPKGLFVEDEGVTLILEEDAAGDLAPPDAPRWACITLAVHSSLEAVGFIAAISGRLAQAGLSVNPVSAYFHDHLFVPWERREEAMAILRSFQQG, encoded by the coding sequence ATGAGCGGAGAGACCGACCTAGCCAAGCTGCTTGGCAGCATGCGCCCAGCACTGGACGAACGCGCCTACTGCTTCTGCACCGTCGCGGCGGGCGCGTACCGCCTTGGCGAGCGGCTACCCAAGGGGCTGTTTGTGGAGGATGAGGGAGTGACGTTGATCCTTGAGGAGGATGCGGCGGGCGATCTGGCCCCGCCCGATGCGCCGCGCTGGGCCTGCATCACGCTGGCGGTGCACTCCTCGCTGGAGGCGGTGGGGTTCATCGCCGCGATCAGCGGGCGGCTGGCCCAGGCCGGCCTGAGCGTGAACCCCGTGTCGGCCTACTTCCACGACCACCTGTTCGTGCCGTGGGAGCGCCGCGAGGAGGCCATGGCCATCCTGCGCAGCTTCCAGCAGGGCTAG
- the cobU gene encoding bifunctional adenosylcobinamide kinase/adenosylcobinamide-phosphate guanylyltransferase, giving the protein MRCVLFTGGARSGKSMWAERYAARLGFPVVYLATAGIGDAEMGERVALHRARRPAEWGTVEAQRDPARALADIAHGTVVLLDCLTLWTSNVLLANEQTAEQELAAEVTALLGLARERDLTLIVVTNEVGMGIVPEYALGRLYRDVLGRAAQQIARSADEVYLVTAGIPVELKALMPDWARREEGAW; this is encoded by the coding sequence ATGAGGTGTGTGCTGTTCACGGGCGGGGCGCGCAGCGGCAAGAGCATGTGGGCCGAGCGCTACGCGGCGCGGCTGGGCTTCCCCGTGGTGTATCTGGCCACCGCAGGTATCGGCGACGCCGAGATGGGCGAGCGCGTGGCGCTGCACCGCGCCCGCAGGCCTGCCGAGTGGGGCACCGTCGAGGCCCAGCGCGACCCGGCACGGGCGCTTGCCGACATCGCCCACGGCACGGTGGTGCTGCTGGACTGCCTGACGCTCTGGACCAGCAATGTGCTGCTGGCCAACGAGCAGACGGCAGAGCAGGAGCTTGCCGCCGAGGTTACGGCCCTGCTGGGTCTGGCCCGCGAGCGCGACCTAACGCTGATCGTGGTGACAAACGAGGTGGGCATGGGGATTGTGCCCGAGTATGCGCTGGGCAGGCTGTACCGCGATGTGCTTGGCCGCGCCGCCCAGCAGATCGCCCGCAGCGCCGACGAGGTCTACCTGGTGACGGCGGGCATTCCGGTGGAGCTGAAGGCGCTGATGCCCGACTGGGCGCGGCGGGAAGAGGGCGCATGGTAG
- a CDS encoding ABC transporter ATP-binding protein, with amino-acid sequence MSYLLEAVDLSGGYGERPVVRGASLGVRSGEVLALVGPNGAGKTTLLRLLARLLRPSAGEVLLEGQPLWSRPPKDVARVIALAPQLEQLAWPLTVAQAVELGRAPHRGWLRPFSANDRAVCAAAMERMGVARYADRLLSELSGGERQRVVLARALAQQPRLLILDEPTAHLDLKYQTELLLLARNLAHQDGLAVVLTLHDLNHAALCADRIALLAGGELRAIGTPTEVLEPQLLRDSYGVAVHVARHPIDGTLLVTPALDGALEAV; translated from the coding sequence ATGAGCTACCTGCTTGAGGCCGTGGATCTCTCCGGCGGCTATGGCGAGCGCCCGGTGGTGCGCGGCGCGAGCCTGGGCGTGCGCTCCGGCGAGGTGCTGGCGCTCGTCGGCCCCAATGGCGCGGGCAAAACCACGCTGCTGCGCCTGCTGGCGCGGCTGCTGCGGCCCAGCGCTGGCGAGGTGCTGCTGGAGGGCCAGCCGCTCTGGTCGCGCCCGCCCAAGGATGTGGCCCGCGTGATCGCGCTCGCGCCGCAGCTGGAGCAGCTGGCCTGGCCGCTGACGGTGGCCCAGGCGGTGGAGCTTGGCCGCGCGCCACATCGTGGCTGGCTCCGGCCCTTCTCGGCCAATGACCGCGCGGTGTGCGCGGCGGCGATGGAGCGCATGGGTGTAGCGCGCTACGCCGATCGGCTGCTCAGCGAGCTTTCGGGCGGCGAGCGCCAGCGGGTGGTGCTGGCCCGCGCTCTGGCCCAGCAGCCGCGCCTGCTGATTCTGGATGAGCCGACCGCCCACCTTGATCTGAAGTACCAGACCGAGCTGCTGCTGCTGGCGCGAAATTTGGCCCATCAGGATGGGCTGGCCGTGGTGCTAACCCTGCACGACCTGAACCACGCCGCGCTGTGCGCCGACCGGATCGCGCTGCTGGCAGGTGGCGAGCTGCGAGCGATCGGCACGCCCACCGAGGTGCTAGAGCCGCAGCTGCTGCGCGATTCCTACGGCGTGGCGGTGCATGTGGCGCGGCACCCTATCGATGGTACGCTGCTGGTGACGCCAGCGCTTGATGGAGCCTTGGAGGCCGTATGA
- a CDS encoding ABC transporter substrate-binding protein: protein MRQIVQKSVLLLALLLGACGAPAAAVPTIPAATAPAATAVATVEATAAATAATTAPAATAESTPAEATAAALQGTQVLTDSLGRTVELPAAPQRIISLAPSNTEILFAVGAGPQVVGVTQFCNYPAEATKLPQVGGFSAKTISVETIVSLKPDVVFAGDESQQQVIEALEQVKIPVVAVKASTLDEVYQNIALVGQATGHSADAATVVADMQAKAAGVVAKLKDVDAKPKVFYQVYDEPLMTAGPRTFIGQLVELAGGQNIFADAQDDYPQISAEEVVSRNPEVVLGPESSSSTLTVEQITQRPGWQNIAAVKDGRVVLVNDDIVSRPGPRLVDALEAIAKALHPDLFQ, encoded by the coding sequence ATGAGACAGATTGTTCAGAAGAGCGTGCTGCTGCTGGCCCTGCTGCTTGGTGCGTGCGGCGCGCCTGCGGCGGCGGTGCCGACCATCCCCGCCGCCACGGCTCCTGCCGCCACGGCAGTGGCTACCGTAGAGGCTACCGCAGCGGCCACGGCGGCGACCACCGCGCCTGCAGCCACCGCCGAGAGCACGCCTGCCGAGGCCACCGCTGCTGCGCTGCAGGGCACGCAGGTGCTCACCGACAGCCTCGGGCGCACGGTGGAGCTGCCCGCCGCGCCCCAGCGCATCATCTCGCTGGCCCCATCCAACACCGAGATCCTGTTCGCCGTGGGCGCGGGGCCGCAGGTGGTGGGCGTGACCCAGTTCTGCAACTACCCGGCGGAGGCCACCAAGCTGCCGCAGGTCGGCGGTTTCTCGGCCAAGACGATCAGCGTGGAGACGATTGTCTCGCTGAAGCCGGATGTGGTGTTCGCAGGCGACGAGAGCCAGCAGCAGGTGATTGAGGCGCTGGAGCAGGTGAAGATCCCAGTGGTGGCGGTGAAGGCCAGCACGCTGGATGAGGTCTACCAGAACATTGCGCTGGTCGGGCAGGCCACCGGCCACAGCGCAGATGCGGCGACGGTGGTGGCCGACATGCAGGCCAAGGCGGCAGGGGTGGTGGCCAAGCTGAAGGATGTGGACGCCAAACCCAAGGTGTTCTACCAGGTCTACGACGAGCCGCTGATGACGGCTGGCCCGCGCACCTTCATCGGACAGCTTGTCGAGCTTGCTGGCGGCCAGAACATCTTCGCCGATGCGCAGGACGACTACCCGCAGATCAGCGCCGAGGAGGTGGTGTCGCGCAACCCCGAGGTGGTGCTTGGCCCTGAGTCGTCGAGCAGCACGCTGACGGTGGAGCAGATCACGCAGCGGCCCGGCTGGCAGAATATCGCGGCGGTGAAGGATGGCCGCGTGGTGCTGGTGAACGACGACATTGTCTCGCGCCCCGGCCCACGGCTTGTGGATGCGCTGGAGGCAATCGCCAAGGCGCTGCACCCCGACCTGTTCCAGTGA
- a CDS encoding MerR family transcriptional regulator yields MLKIRDFAKLADVSMVTLRYYDEIGLLRPAHVDPDTGYRFYTVDQLPSLHRILAFKDLGLGLTQIAELLREGVTPAALDGMLRIRQAQLARQIQSDQEQLARVEARLRMRADGGGPAYEVVCKPVKAMTAAALRMTDQDIEEFAHWVDLIESLLRRYDARASDHLMVLHGEHADDYDQQSVELIAPMPLGDARALAAHSQGRLRACTLPACPQMASVLHHGHPALAILAYQSLGIWMDANGYTIVGPRRKIALRRGADLTDSLTEIQFPIEKLDSLGR; encoded by the coding sequence ATGCTAAAGATTCGCGACTTTGCCAAGCTGGCCGACGTGTCGATGGTGACGCTGCGCTACTACGATGAGATCGGCCTGCTGCGCCCCGCCCATGTCGATCCCGATACTGGCTACCGCTTCTACACCGTCGATCAGCTGCCGTCGCTTCACCGCATCCTCGCCTTCAAAGATCTGGGCCTTGGCCTGACCCAGATCGCCGAGCTGCTGCGCGAGGGCGTCACGCCCGCCGCCCTCGACGGCATGCTGCGCATCCGGCAGGCCCAGCTGGCGCGGCAGATCCAGTCGGATCAAGAGCAGCTGGCGCGGGTTGAGGCCCGGCTGCGCATGCGGGCCGATGGCGGCGGGCCAGCCTACGAGGTGGTGTGCAAGCCGGTGAAAGCCATGACGGCGGCTGCGCTGCGCATGACCGACCAAGATATCGAGGAGTTTGCGCACTGGGTCGACCTGATCGAGTCGCTGCTGCGGCGCTACGACGCGCGGGCCAGCGACCACCTGATGGTGCTGCATGGGGAGCATGCCGATGACTACGACCAGCAGAGCGTCGAGCTGATCGCGCCCATGCCTCTGGGCGATGCCCGCGCTTTAGCGGCACACAGCCAGGGGCGGCTGCGTGCCTGCACCCTGCCCGCCTGCCCCCAGATGGCCAGCGTGCTGCACCACGGGCACCCCGCGCTGGCCATCCTGGCCTACCAGTCGCTGGGAATCTGGATGGACGCCAACGGCTACACCATCGTCGGCCCGCGCCGCAAGATCGCGCTGCGGCGCGGAGCAGATCTGACCGACTCGCTGACAGAGATCCAGTTTCCTATCGAGAAGCTTGATTCGTTGGGAAGATAG
- the cobO gene encoding cob(I)yrinic acid a,c-diamide adenosyltransferase, translating to MTTPESDPQPSDELDETTTLESSDEKRERRKAVRKANVRKGLVIVNTGNGKGKTTAALGIVLRAWGRDMRIGGIQFFKHENAHFGELRALERMGVTLTPMGDGFTWMSRNMDETQAKALHGWETAKERILSGEFDIFLLDEFTYVMHFGWLDPQEVIGWLREHKPPAMHLIITGRSAPDALVEFADLVTEMREIKHPFKEQGVKAQPGIEF from the coding sequence ATGACCACACCCGAGAGCGACCCCCAGCCCAGCGACGAGCTGGATGAGACCACCACCCTTGAGTCGAGCGATGAGAAACGCGAGCGCCGCAAGGCCGTGCGCAAGGCCAATGTGCGCAAGGGCTTGGTGATCGTGAACACCGGCAATGGCAAGGGCAAAACCACGGCGGCACTGGGCATCGTGCTGCGGGCCTGGGGCCGCGATATGCGCATCGGCGGCATCCAGTTCTTCAAGCACGAGAACGCCCACTTTGGCGAGCTGCGCGCGCTGGAGCGCATGGGCGTGACGCTCACGCCCATGGGCGATGGCTTCACGTGGATGAGCCGCAACATGGATGAGACCCAGGCCAAGGCGCTGCACGGCTGGGAGACCGCCAAAGAGCGCATCCTCAGCGGCGAGTTCGACATCTTCCTGCTCGACGAGTTTACCTATGTGATGCACTTTGGCTGGCTCGACCCGCAGGAGGTGATCGGCTGGCTGCGCGAGCACAAGCCGCCCGCGATGCATCTGATCATCACGGGCCGCAGCGCTCCCGACGCGCTGGTGGAGTTTGCCGATCTGGTGACGGAGATGCGTGAGATCAAGCACCCCTTCAAGGAGCAGGGCGTCAAGGCCCAGCCAGGGATCGAGTTCTGA
- the cobD gene encoding cobalamin biosynthesis protein CobD, with product MRFPPLLGERGAALLLALALDSLLPELPNDVHPVVWMGRWMRLGERLAPQRPELRLAWGAGWLALGGLIVAQLAGRLPRHWAVRGALASTLLAYAALDRAAGQVQAALAQGDLPEARRLLGWHLVSRPTAELRADEVAGAAIESLAENFSDSVVAPALAYIAGGLPGLAVYRLSNTADAMWGYHTPRFEHLGKAAARWDDLLNLLPARLAAGLIALAAGEHGGRAWRVALRDHRNTASPNAGWPMAAMAGALDTTVTKRGHYALGDGAALPDAALLGRARRIVRLAFSILLALLSLGAASSLMYRLREKRP from the coding sequence ATGCGTTTCCCCCCCCTGCTCGGCGAGCGCGGCGCGGCGCTGCTGCTGGCGCTGGCCCTCGACTCGCTGCTGCCCGAGCTGCCAAACGATGTTCACCCGGTGGTGTGGATGGGCCGCTGGATGCGGCTGGGCGAGCGCCTGGCCCCGCAGCGGCCTGAGCTGCGGCTGGCCTGGGGCGCTGGCTGGCTGGCGCTGGGCGGCCTGATCGTGGCGCAGCTGGCGGGGCGGCTGCCGCGCCACTGGGCGGTGCGCGGCGCGCTGGCATCCACCCTGCTGGCCTATGCCGCGCTCGATCGGGCGGCAGGCCAGGTGCAGGCGGCGCTGGCCCAGGGCGACCTGCCCGAGGCCCGCCGCCTGCTGGGCTGGCACCTGGTGAGCCGCCCCACCGCCGAGCTGCGCGCCGACGAGGTGGCGGGTGCGGCCATCGAGTCGCTGGCCGAGAACTTCTCGGATAGCGTGGTGGCCCCGGCGCTGGCCTACATAGCGGGCGGCCTGCCTGGGCTGGCGGTCTACCGCCTGAGCAACACCGCCGATGCGATGTGGGGCTACCATACGCCGCGTTTCGAGCACCTGGGTAAGGCGGCGGCCCGCTGGGATGACCTGCTGAACCTGCTGCCCGCGCGGCTGGCCGCTGGCCTGATCGCGCTGGCGGCGGGCGAGCATGGTGGGCGGGCCTGGCGCGTGGCCCTGCGCGACCACCGCAACACCGCGTCGCCCAATGCGGGCTGGCCCATGGCGGCCATGGCGGGCGCGCTCGACACCACGGTGACCAAGCGCGGCCACTACGCGCTTGGCGACGGTGCGGCGCTCCCCGATGCGGCGCTGCTCGGGCGGGCGCGGCGGATCGTGCGCTTGGCTTTTTCGATCCTGCTGGCGCTGCTGAGCCTCGGCGCGGCATCCAGCCTGATGTATAGATTGCGAGAAAAGAGACCATGA